The genomic segment TTTATTGTTTTCAGTTTTAGGTTTATAAGTTAATGCctagtttagtaaaatataatttattatatattatttccatatatttctataatagacatttttcaataataattcaatagtaaaaaatgtaggATTTTGAATCAAGTCATTAGTGCAatgattaattttgtaataatattttagcataaTTTTGATTAGAATTGTTTGTACTTCGAGGGTCATCCAGAAAATTTGTTTACggtatttatgttaaattaaaaaatgcttatattttaataaaacttacaGGATaactatttcataaatataataaactatttgtgAACATAATCGTCTTTAAGTTTAATGCATTTTGTCAGTTGACCAGCTTTTGTATACCCGTGTTATAAACTTTTACCGCCAACTTCTTCAGCCACTTCTCTGCTGTCAGCTTAACTAGAATGTTTCGCAAAGCCTTTCAATCGAATTGATACAATCTCTTCTAAGCTACATGTGaaccaattttgaaaataaaattttctctGGGCTACAGAACTTTTGTAACCTTACTTTCTAGATGATCCTCTTACATAAGTGGTTCTAAAGCATTTTTGTAAGtagtataatacacaaatataagGGCTAAATATTTAGTGGAGTGTACCATTTTAGATTAAATTTGtccaatttgtattttaataatcgtTATTGTTTTgatgaaaacatttattaatgtgCAATATTAGTATACTGGcatcaattataaatacagtattCATAATCATGGATATTAGTAAGGTAAATGGGATtaacacaaatttattattatttagcaatCAACCTTACATCATAATTTACAATCTTCATTTTGACTATTAGTATACTGACTATTTTAATAGCTTTATCAAATGACTTCTGCTCCAAAGcatacatttttggttttttttagttgtacCTCTATCTTGTTCACAAAAAttctgttattttaaatatttgttgtagatGAAAGTGAGTAATGTGGATATTAAATCACCAGTTGAAAATGATGACAAAAAATATGAAGACCAATTATTGCTTTcatcataaatattacacataattgttaaattaatcataactttcatttattttttctttaaaatgatTAGTTTAATCTtacaaatgtgtataaaaaaacctcaatttaagttgattttatgatttagctaattaatataactaaaattactTCAGAATTAATTATACTGaactcatattaattataaacttaaattgtaacaattttacataatacattatacataatttttttaactgtttttaactttataatttaagataaaaaggatatttattgtaatttaaataaattaggatCACTTTGTCAatgaattatttcttaatatggTTTTcataagataaagataactcatctagattaatatattcaatatacactttgatgttttttatgtaaatgaAGTGATGACTATTATACAAGTGttttttgatgaaatttataaaataatcttgtAATTTGTACTACTAGTATCTCTACTtgtggaaaagtgaatctaattggttcATTCGTTaggtaaaaatttcaaactctcgggaaatacaaaaaaagaaaattaagaaaataatttagtttcaaGTCTTTTCGCTAGTTGGGTCTTGTTAGTATACAATaaccaaaacaattttaacattttattaatttagttatttccAAAGCACTTTCTGGTACAATCGActtaaattaaatctttatttaaaacCTTTGCTGGCTTTAGGATTTAACTTGATGTAAGTTATTTCTTCATTTAGATTTCCAGCTCCATGATCTCACGGTTTGTTATTTCATTAGAATCGGTATTTTCTATGTCACCTTCAACCAATTCTAAGCTGTTATATGATTTGCCTGGTTTATATGGTTTATATGGTttgcaattaaattaaattgtggaactacaatgatatatcaggtacctatagaatatagatgatATAGAAagtataagttaatttaaattagtgaTTTGACCAACTGATATTTTTGAACAACAATTGggtacatcatatttttaaaataatatcacgtTTGAGTACCAATACGTTAAGGTAGGcacacatttttcaaatatttcagttATATTCACATTCATGATTTGTACTGTTCAATTTAGAAAAATGAATCAATCTGAGATATTGAGTGATtgaataaataaagaaatctataggtaggtacagtcatatattatattgatgcaGGTGTAATAAAGATTATAGTTGATGACAATATGTATgtgtattaagtacctatatatttatagttacgtGTAGTTACGGCCATTAAATCTTGTTTAAGGGActattagctcactattgattcattaaatgttttgtgcgATCCGGCCCTAGCCTTTTAACTCTTAAGTTACAAACTCTAAAGCCAACTcaacatcataacatttttcaaaactcatttaaaaatgtttgatgttctttatttattacttattaatttaagtagctacataatattgttaattgtttaataattgtttaaaactatGTCGTAGACTAATGACGTAATCAGCGACTTTAAacttcaatatttgttttcagttATATTACAGTAACAATAATCATTAACTAATAAGCCTAATTCATAAAGACTTATGAATTTCATGCAACCACATGGTGtgcatatatattaaacatattatcagttgttctatattttatatgaatacaagtagttttgtagttttgtaaatcaaaaatgaatcaatatatagtaccaagtaagtgtaataatttgtattcataccattaattaaaatataaaatataaatatattttagtgaacGTTCAAATGTAGAGAAACTGAACATTTAAGGAAAACGACAACAAGTGAGACATTAATTTGAGCTAAAAAAAGTACTTTCTACTCTGAAGGTAAACGTATAGCTGctcacatattattacaaataactgAGTATTCTCTGTGTAAagcaattaaaattagaaaaatgtatcaaaattattctaaaactGTTATGCCTTAAACCGAAGATAAAGCTCTACCATTTATAGTTGATACACGCATGACAAAAGATGAACATCATAAAACTAGCCTTAAGACCTCAGAGTAAAGTAGCATCAACTGAATTACCTCCAGAAACTTGAAATTGAAACTCCAAAGATAACGAATCTAACAAATAAGAAACTGAAAGTAGTAGTGACTAGACTTAATTTTAAAGGTTATTAGttgaatataatctatataataaaaaaaagtgaccATTTCTCGAATAACGCAGTTTCATGAAAACTACTACTCCGATttacttgaaattcaacatagatattcggtTTGAGCTCATAAGTATCAGTCTGAAGTCAAAAATGGCCTTGTGATTTTTTCCAGGAAGTCAGAAGTGATTTTTTATCATCTTCGAGATTAtttggattaaaaaatataattttgtgaagAGAAAAGAgtattaatatcttattaagTACTGACGTTACTTCCCagttattaatagtaattataaaatagtaatttagagAATTTTTCAAAACAGTTAAAACTTCTTGGAGACGGAAAATGGGAAAGAAATGCAGATGACACGATCACATTTCCattcaatttttgtcatatcTTAGATTCAATTCATTCAATAATAATCCACGTTTATCctgatatagaaaaaaattatatcagtcatgaatttttttttttttttttctatatttgttcattgtaacgacctcaaggtctttgacaatgcttatcacaagtgggtagtagggagatcatgtgatctatttatctatgtatatatcactatatgcatgatactaccccccttctccaagaggagacatgtgcggtcttcactcccagtggagtgggacctagttggaaaccggatgacgcaatcggacgacagcacgggaaaatggtgactgcgtagaatcacacacattttttgcacttttgctatgaatcgaaccgatgactgtgtgagtcgtaagtcaactgtgtgaccactgcgccactccggcccctaaGTCATGAATGGTTATGTGAAAGAGCTATACTAGCACCAAAAAATTATAGAGTTAATACGATCaatgatgaaatattaaattctctTCCAGGGGTATGTATAACGTACAAATCAATTGACACTGTATGTCATCCTGATCATGCTATAAACTACCctatggaatttttaaattttttagaaatatcaaGCTTACCATCTCATATATTAACGTTGAAAATTGGAGCACcaataatggttttacaaaatcTCAATCCACCTAAATTATGCAATGGAACTCGATTATGTGTAAAGacattaaagaataatataattgaaggtattatattaacagGATGTGGAAAAGGAGAACATGTTTATATCCCAAGAGTACCTCTTAAACCAAGTGATACACCATTTGAATTTGAAAGATTACAATTTCCTGTAAAACTTGCCTTTTCTTTCACAATTAACAAATCTCAAGGACAATCACTAAAAACTACAGGAGTTTATCTTGATACACCATGCTTTTCTCATGGCCAATTGTATGTAGCATGTTCAAGAGGaggttttttgtatatttattgtaaaaataaaaaaactaagaatGTTGTTTATCAACAGGCATTAAATTAAacgatatttgttattttttataatatagatttattaaagTTAAgtgaagattatattatttcatagctTTATAAATTTTCTTGAAATGCAGTTGagaaatgtcaaaaatatttatgttttcctTTATATGGGAATTAATTTGCTTTCTTATACGTCCTTGAAATGTatcaaaacttattatttttagccCAATAATTACTTTACAATATTCTTTGAATTTGTTCAtaatatctgtatttaaaactttaatatattatgaatctcCGTCTTGAAGGATAAACCGGatccaataaattaaaatgtcattactaaatgtattcttttaacttttttcatataattgcaTTTATCCGTTTCATAAATttcttttgacatttttttttttatgaattgtgATGTCTGGATCATCAGGTGAACTTTTTTCATTGAATGATGCAtacaattttcttataattttagatcCATTCAGTTTTACGATCCCATCAGAATTACATATAATGGTGTTTGCAAAATATTTGAtaagtacattaattaatatacatttaatacacaaTTAACAGCTTCATTAACATTTGGTCCAAGATTATATCTTCCATGAAACGAATATGGATGTGTTATTGTATAactttagtataattaatacatattataaccaaGTAAGTTCTCACAGAAACGGGCCGGGGaaagttgtatttaatattttattgactactTGATGGAAGCACGTAGAATCTTCTTTTTTTACTATAagcaaaatgttttcaaaaccgaaaaaatgataatttatagaaataagaTTAGAATCTTCGAGGTGTACAGAGAAAGACGACCATTTACTACCAAAATAAGAGAATGGTGTATGAAACCTTCAACAAATTCAACTCTTATATATTATCtcaagaaattattaataaaaataataaaaataaaaggaaaatttacGATATTGAAGACAACGAACAGCCATGTTGTTTGAAAACGTTAAAATAGggatttcagtttttaataatcataattttgtaattttgggtaatttaactatttccatatatctatttttgtaaaggaataaatcatttttttttactcaccaATAACctccattattaatttattttatttgttaatttgaaCATATGTTAGTAAATCTTGTGCATAtactgttataattaatattttattaatttgtatatttagtgtgtttatttatatctatggtTGAGAACATATGAAATGGCACATAAAAACAATCCGGCAGGGCCGGGTTTTGGCCGCtagtattaaatagtttttaatatttgttttgtattattgtattgtattaacttaaaaaaatgtatttttaaatgtattcttaaaataataaattaaatagacttatatattattttaaattttttaccaccTAAAAGTTTGATTCCTCCCACTGTATGTCTGCCTGCTTTAGAGTTTAGGTCTACTTTGCCCATTTTCAATTATGAACCATTTAACTAATACAAAACAATGACCTAACCTAACTGTTTCACAAACTAAAAGtagtttatgaatatattattaaaaccctTATCtttggtcaaaaataaaatgctgAATAACTCCAAGATTTAGTTATTCCCATATTTAAAAagcaataattatcaattttttcttatctgtcaaattgttaaataaatttggttGAAAAACCTGGTcttaaagaaaaacaaatgttgaatgataaaaatatacaatatgtttagaatactattataaaattatattgtatttagttatatttccaatgtttacaatataattaagatacaattaattttattagtcatTAATCCTTCCTTGTCTTATCCATGCATCATAACGTTTCC from the Acyrthosiphon pisum isolate AL4f chromosome X, pea_aphid_22Mar2018_4r6ur, whole genome shotgun sequence genome contains:
- the LOC103309486 gene encoding ATP-dependent DNA helicase PIF1-like encodes the protein MEFLNFLEISSLPSHILTLKIGAPIMVLQNLNPPKLCNGTRLCVKTLKNNIIEGIILTGCGKGEHVYIPRVPLKPSDTPFEFERLQFPVKLAFSFTINKSQGQSLKTTGVYLDTPCFSHGQLYVACSRGGFLYIYCKNKKTKNVVYQQALN